Proteins encoded together in one Gemmatimonadales bacterium window:
- a CDS encoding ABC transporter permease: MRRLFRLPFRAFAHITRDLDEEVAFHLERRVEDLVAAGMPPDAARAEALQRFGDVEDLRAFCRAVERPGVVRSRVTAWLSDLGQDLRFAGRQFVRSPGFSLLVVATIGLGIGATTTIYCAVHDLLMKPLPYRDADRLVAVDELVFHGQASISPSRDVVDAWRAGGHSLEGIVEYTSAQWTLSGAGEPELVSGKGLAPNLLPFLGVRPLLGRAFTTEDARSGAPAVVMIGEALWRRRFGASSSPLGRTMTIDGRPYIVIGVMPRDFGLALFYDLDQPQVFLPLPSGTGADRVAALGRLRRGVTVDQAARELGALAASDPSMGPNAPGANLVAVRDAFQGWYRSTLTLLLGAVGLVLLIACANVTNLLLMRAWSRQREFGIRTAIGAGRGRLVRQLLTESVLLGLGGGGLGVLLAWRGVPLVAVLHPRIPTMTALAQIRLDPHVLAFALGLACCTGMLFGLAPAWFATEHQMGESLKDTARSTAGRPSSRHLRHGLVVGEVAVSMVLLIAAGLLVRSLATRATADEGLYPAGLLSVELELPADRLPSPAVRAQLLARIVERARVMPGVQAVSGALMSPWTGSALMATLAVQGQPPERGAKFHMLAFNNVTPDYFRAAEIAFLAGRVFSADSSDHEAVVSRAFARQYLPAGAWLGARFRFGDRVPWWTVVGVVADPRLPGEEGAPPQPAVYQPLAGTGTHATILARSESPAALLPFLTRSIVRMEPAIHVLRARTVRMALADLRAEPRFLLTLLGAFAGIALLLATVGLYGVVAYAVRQRTHEIGVRVALGAGTADVLHMVLRHGLALALVGVVLGLAGAAAATRVIRSQLYGVGPGDPATFAVVGALLTLVALVASYSPARAALRISPVEALRAGG, encoded by the coding sequence ATGCGGCGCCTGTTCCGCCTGCCGTTCCGTGCCTTCGCGCACATCACCCGCGATTTGGACGAGGAGGTGGCGTTTCATCTGGAGCGCCGGGTCGAGGACCTGGTCGCGGCGGGGATGCCGCCCGACGCGGCGCGGGCGGAGGCATTGCAGCGCTTCGGAGACGTGGAGGACCTGCGAGCCTTCTGCCGGGCGGTCGAGCGGCCGGGCGTCGTGCGCAGCCGTGTTACCGCGTGGCTCTCCGACCTGGGCCAGGATCTGCGGTTTGCCGGCCGCCAGTTCGTGCGTTCGCCGGGCTTCTCGCTGCTGGTCGTGGCGACGATCGGCCTTGGGATCGGCGCCACGACGACGATCTACTGTGCCGTGCATGACTTGCTGATGAAGCCGCTGCCGTACCGTGATGCGGATAGGCTGGTGGCGGTGGACGAACTGGTCTTCCATGGGCAGGCCTCCATCTCGCCGAGCCGCGACGTCGTGGACGCGTGGCGTGCCGGCGGCCACAGTCTTGAGGGCATCGTCGAGTATACGTCTGCGCAATGGACGCTGAGCGGCGCCGGGGAGCCCGAGCTGGTGAGTGGCAAGGGGTTGGCGCCAAACCTCCTGCCGTTCCTCGGCGTGCGCCCGCTGCTGGGCCGCGCCTTCACGACCGAGGATGCACGGTCGGGCGCGCCCGCCGTCGTCATGATCGGCGAAGCTCTCTGGCGGCGTCGCTTCGGAGCGAGCAGCAGCCCGCTGGGACGCACGATGACGATCGACGGGCGCCCGTACATCGTGATCGGTGTCATGCCGCGCGACTTCGGCCTGGCCCTGTTCTACGACCTCGATCAGCCTCAGGTCTTCCTACCCCTGCCGTCGGGCACGGGTGCAGATCGCGTGGCGGCGCTGGGCCGGCTGCGCCGCGGCGTGACAGTGGACCAGGCAGCGCGTGAGCTGGGTGCGCTTGCCGCCAGCGATCCCAGCATGGGACCGAACGCTCCGGGCGCCAACCTGGTCGCGGTGCGTGACGCCTTCCAGGGATGGTACCGCAGCACGCTCACGCTGCTGCTCGGCGCGGTCGGCTTGGTCCTGCTCATCGCGTGCGCGAACGTCACGAACCTTCTCCTCATGCGCGCGTGGTCGAGACAGCGCGAATTCGGGATCCGGACCGCGATCGGCGCGGGCCGTGGGAGGCTGGTCCGCCAGCTCCTGACCGAGAGCGTCCTGCTTGGGCTCGGCGGGGGGGGCCTCGGCGTGCTCCTCGCGTGGCGTGGCGTTCCGCTTGTCGCCGTGCTCCATCCGCGCATCCCGACCATGACGGCTCTGGCACAGATCCGCCTCGATCCTCACGTTCTCGCATTCGCGCTGGGTCTGGCGTGCTGCACCGGGATGCTGTTCGGTCTCGCGCCGGCGTGGTTCGCGACCGAGCACCAGATGGGCGAGAGCCTGAAGGACACGGCACGCAGCACGGCGGGCCGGCCATCCTCGCGTCACCTTCGCCACGGTCTGGTCGTTGGCGAGGTCGCCGTCTCCATGGTGCTCCTGATCGCGGCGGGTCTGCTGGTGCGTTCCCTGGCGACGCGCGCAACTGCCGACGAAGGTCTCTACCCGGCTGGGCTCTTGTCCGTGGAGCTTGAACTCCCAGCCGATCGCTTGCCGTCGCCGGCTGTCCGGGCTCAGCTGCTTGCGCGGATTGTGGAGCGGGCGCGCGTGATGCCCGGGGTCCAGGCCGTGTCCGGTGCGCTCATGAGCCCGTGGACCGGCAGCGCTCTGATGGCAACGTTGGCGGTGCAAGGCCAGCCGCCGGAGCGCGGGGCGAAGTTCCACATGCTTGCCTTCAACAATGTGACTCCGGACTACTTCCGAGCGGCCGAGATCGCCTTCCTCGCAGGTCGGGTCTTCAGCGCGGATTCGAGCGATCATGAGGCCGTCGTGAGCCGTGCCTTCGCGCGTCAGTACCTGCCTGCCGGAGCGTGGCTCGGTGCCCGGTTCCGTTTCGGCGACCGAGTCCCGTGGTGGACCGTCGTCGGTGTGGTCGCCGATCCGAGGCTGCCCGGCGAGGAAGGTGCGCCACCCCAGCCGGCCGTGTACCAGCCTCTCGCCGGCACCGGAACCCATGCGACCATCCTGGCGCGCAGCGAGAGCCCTGCGGCGCTGTTGCCGTTCCTGACCCGGTCGATTGTGCGGATGGAACCGGCCATCCACGTGCTCCGCGCCCGGACCGTGCGCATGGCCTTGGCGGACCTGCGTGCCGAGCCGCGCTTCCTGCTGACGCTCCTCGGGGCGTTTGCCGGGATCGCCCTCCTCCTCGCCACCGTCGGCCTCTACGGCGTGGTCGCGTACGCCGTGCGTCAGCGCACGCACGAGATCGGCGTCCGCGTCGCCCTCGGCGCCGGGACGGCCGATGTGCTGCACATGGTCCTCCGTCACGGGCTTGCTCTCGCCCTCGTCGGCGTTGTGCTGGGTCTCGCTGGGGCCGCTGCTGCCACGCGCGTGATCAGGAGCCAGCTCTACGGAGTCGGGCCGGGCGACCCGGCGACGTTCGCGGTGGTCGGGGCGCTGCTCACCCTCGTAGCCCTGGTCGCGTCGTATTCGCCGGCCAGGGCCGCCCTCCGGATCAGTCCGGTCGAGGCGCTCCGGGCTGGCGGATAG
- a CDS encoding alpha-L-fucosidase, whose protein sequence is MALPTGNQLHWADLELGMFVHFGPATWRASELDPGTMPVSAFDPDVDTDQWAGVAADLGARYVVLVAKHQEGFCLWQTRTTDYGVRNAPWRRGAGDVMADLAASCRRRGLGLGVYLSPRDDHLGAAVRGRCATPERQAAYDATYRRQLTELLTRYGELVEVWFDGSIVVPVGDVLRSHAPRAMVFQGPQATIRWVGNEDGFAPYPAWNALPRRAAATGEATARDGTPDGDAWLPDEVDVSIRRPRWFWSPTNAGNLLPLDALLDIYYRSVGRGAQLLLNLPPDRTGRIPAADARRARELGDEIRRRFGTPLAERAGAGREVVLRPPAPALVDHVVIEEDLAGGERVREYWLEGLAEGHWVPLGAGTAIGHKRIQPVPVLRLEALRLAVTRSAAAPRIRRLAAFATGSPPPASWNG, encoded by the coding sequence TTGGCACTTCCGACTGGCAACCAGCTTCACTGGGCCGACCTCGAGCTGGGCATGTTCGTCCACTTCGGGCCGGCCACCTGGCGGGCCAGCGAGCTGGATCCCGGGACGATGCCGGTCTCCGCCTTCGATCCGGACGTGGACACCGATCAATGGGCAGGCGTGGCCGCCGATCTCGGCGCGCGCTACGTCGTGCTGGTCGCCAAGCACCAGGAAGGCTTCTGCCTGTGGCAGACCCGCACGACGGATTACGGCGTCCGCAACGCGCCGTGGCGGCGCGGCGCGGGCGACGTGATGGCCGACCTCGCGGCCTCGTGCCGCCGCCGCGGCCTCGGGCTCGGGGTGTACCTCTCGCCGCGCGACGACCACCTCGGGGCGGCCGTGCGGGGCCGGTGCGCGACGCCGGAGCGGCAGGCGGCCTACGACGCGACGTACCGCCGCCAGCTCACCGAGCTGCTGACGCGCTACGGCGAGCTGGTGGAGGTCTGGTTCGACGGGAGCATCGTGGTGCCGGTGGGCGACGTCCTCCGGTCCCACGCGCCGCGCGCGATGGTCTTCCAGGGGCCGCAGGCCACGATCCGGTGGGTGGGCAACGAGGACGGCTTCGCACCGTACCCGGCGTGGAACGCGCTGCCGCGCCGGGCCGCGGCCACGGGCGAGGCCACCGCGAGGGACGGCACCCCCGACGGCGACGCGTGGCTGCCCGACGAGGTGGACGTCTCGATCCGGCGGCCGCGCTGGTTCTGGAGCCCCACCAACGCGGGCAACCTGCTCCCGCTCGACGCCCTGCTGGACATCTACTACCGCTCGGTGGGCCGGGGCGCGCAGTTGCTGCTCAACCTCCCGCCGGACCGCACCGGCCGCATCCCGGCGGCCGACGCCCGGCGTGCCAGAGAGCTCGGTGACGAGATCCGGCGTCGCTTCGGCACGCCGCTGGCCGAGCGCGCGGGCGCGGGCCGCGAGGTGGTGCTGCGGCCTCCGGCGCCCGCCCTGGTGGACCACGTCGTGATCGAGGAGGACCTCGCGGGCGGCGAGCGGGTGCGGGAGTACTGGCTCGAGGGACTCGCCGAGGGGCACTGGGTCCCGCTCGGCGCCGGCACCGCGATCGGCCACAAGCGGATCCAGCCGGTGCCGGTGCTCCGGCTCGAGGCCCTGCGGCTCGCCGTGACCCGCAGCGCGGCGGCGCCGCGGATCAGGCGCCTGGCGGCCTTCGCCACGGGCTCCCCGCCGCCGGCGAGCTGGAACGGCTAG
- a CDS encoding PadR family transcriptional regulator, which translates to MSREPRELLYGTLDVLVLKTLSWGPMHGYAVAKWIEERTAGELEIVDAALYKSLHRLEQGGAVRAEWGLSENNRRAKFYSLTPRGRRILRAEAETFRRFSAAAARILEAR; encoded by the coding sequence TTGTCGCGCGAGCCTCGCGAACTCCTCTACGGCACTCTCGACGTGCTGGTCCTCAAGACGCTGTCCTGGGGGCCGATGCACGGCTACGCCGTGGCGAAGTGGATCGAGGAGCGCACGGCGGGAGAGCTGGAGATCGTGGATGCGGCGCTGTACAAGTCGCTCCACCGCCTGGAGCAGGGCGGCGCGGTCCGCGCCGAGTGGGGGCTCTCCGAGAACAACCGCCGGGCGAAGTTCTACTCCCTGACTCCGCGGGGCAGGCGCATCCTTCGGGCCGAGGCGGAGACGTTCCGCCGGTTCTCGGCCGCCGCCGCGCGCATCCTCGAGGCGAGGTAG
- a CDS encoding sugar phosphate nucleotidyltransferase yields MNAPARKAVILARGLGTRMRRDDAAAALDSSQAATAAAGLKVLMPLGGRPFVHYVLSALADAGYADVCLVIGPDRPEVRDHFEREVKPRRIRIAFAVQDRPLGTADAVLAAEAFAGADRFLVINSDNYYPIEAYRGLRTMDGAGIAAFWRKTLVSDGNLRPERVAGFPVIEQDASGYATRLVEAADAALPPDADALISMNCWMFTPRIFAACRAIPPSAGGELEIQAAVRLAMREGERFRVLALRAPVLDLTARGDVAYVTGRLAGARVEL; encoded by the coding sequence GTGAACGCGCCCGCTCGCAAGGCCGTGATTCTCGCCCGCGGCCTCGGCACCAGGATGCGCCGGGACGACGCGGCCGCCGCGCTCGACTCGAGCCAGGCCGCCACGGCCGCCGCCGGCCTCAAGGTGCTGATGCCCCTGGGCGGCAGGCCGTTCGTCCACTACGTGCTCAGCGCGCTGGCCGACGCCGGCTACGCGGACGTGTGCCTCGTGATCGGCCCCGACCGGCCGGAGGTGCGCGACCACTTCGAGCGCGAGGTCAAGCCGCGGCGGATCCGCATCGCGTTCGCCGTCCAGGACCGGCCGCTCGGCACCGCCGACGCGGTGCTGGCGGCCGAGGCGTTCGCCGGCGCCGACCGCTTCCTCGTCATCAACTCGGACAACTACTACCCGATCGAGGCGTACCGCGGTCTCCGGACGATGGACGGCGCGGGCATCGCGGCGTTCTGGCGGAAGACGCTGGTGTCCGACGGCAACCTGCGGCCCGAGCGCGTCGCCGGATTCCCGGTCATCGAGCAGGACGCCTCGGGATACGCGACCCGGCTCGTCGAGGCGGCCGACGCCGCGCTGCCGCCGGACGCCGACGCCCTGATCAGCATGAACTGCTGGATGTTCACCCCGCGGATCTTCGCGGCCTGCCGCGCCATCCCCCCCTCGGCCGGCGGCGAGCTGGAGATCCAGGCCGCCGTCCGGCTCGCGATGCGCGAGGGCGAGCGATTCCGCGTGCTCGCGCTCCGCGCGCCGGTGCTCGATCTCACGGCCCGTGGCGACGTCGCCTACGTGACCGGGCGCCTCGCTGGCGCCCGGGTGGAGCTGTAG
- a CDS encoding S41 family peptidase, protein MHRILRAVSRALPRAAMLLLVAAAPLAAQTKLLRFPDIHGDRVVFTYAGDLWTAPATGGTAVRLTAHPGLELFAKFSPDGQWIAFTGQYDGDEQVYVIPATGGVPRQLTFYPARGPLPPRWGYDNQVYGWTPDGKAVLFRSLRDGWDLADNHLYTVPLEGGLPTPLPMPQAGAGDFSPDGRRVAYSPLFRDFRAWKRYQGGWAEDLWVFDLATHAARNITHNPFTDRDPMWIGNRIYFASDRSGTLNLYTSLPDGTDLRQLTADSTWDVRWPSADETGQIVYELDGELHVLNTRDDSDRKIDIVVPDDQLAARPHHQSVARQVEDFALSPSGTRAVFTARGDVFTVPAEHGPTRNLTHSSDAHEKGARWSPDGRKIAFISDRTGEEELYLIDQDGSGAPERLTTNGDMMRYPPVWSPDGRYLAFADKVGRLWALELATKRLTEVARDSSGTMYDQSWSPDSRWLAFSLAHASGFRSVYVWGLGDHVLHQVTDAMTGSYEPVFDREGKYLFFLSDREYHPQLSSLEWDFAGNRTTGIFALALRKDVPPPFPPQSDEVKPDTTAAAAPAAAPAPARGRHAAPAADTARTSPKGAPAPVAIDFDGLAGRIAPVPVPADNYSGLVAVKGSLLYLRQPAGYYGRSTDEHSALLVFSFEGRKVTTLAEDVGGYALSPDGAKVLVQQGGAYNLYDASATGAASKKTVSTEGLQADVVPQQEWAEIFEEVWRRFRDFFYVPNMNGYDWKALHDRYRPLLQYVGHRSDLDYVLQEMIAELSNSHTYISGGDYGDVPARPPVGLPGARFALDAATGRYRIASIMQGDNAEAPYRSPLTAIGVDARVGDYVLAIDGVDLRAPENPYRLLRYKADRPVVLTLNARPTSDGARQVTYQPIASETNLVYYDWVAANRRRVDSLSHGTVGYLHLPDMGADGISEFIKWYYPQIRMEGLVVDERGNGGGNVSSMIIARLSQQLLATRFSRDNDFPGTYPNGPIFHGALAALLNETSASDGDIFPAMFKQAGLGPLIGQRSWGGVIGITGHGPLLDGGNVNVPEFGFASADGRWIIEGHGVDPDIVVENDPASVIAGRDPQLERGVAEVLRQMQEHPKRLPTRPAPPVKAPPGMR, encoded by the coding sequence ATGCACCGAATCCTCCGCGCCGTGAGCCGCGCCCTGCCCCGCGCGGCGATGCTCCTCCTCGTCGCCGCCGCGCCGCTCGCCGCGCAGACCAAGCTGCTCCGCTTCCCCGACATCCACGGCGACCGCGTCGTCTTCACCTACGCGGGCGACCTGTGGACGGCACCGGCGACCGGCGGCACGGCGGTCCGGCTCACGGCGCACCCCGGCCTGGAGCTGTTCGCCAAGTTCTCGCCCGACGGGCAGTGGATCGCCTTCACCGGCCAGTACGACGGCGACGAGCAGGTGTACGTGATTCCGGCGACGGGGGGCGTGCCGCGCCAGCTGACCTTCTACCCGGCCCGCGGCCCGCTGCCGCCGCGCTGGGGCTACGACAACCAGGTCTACGGGTGGACGCCGGACGGCAAGGCCGTGCTGTTCCGCTCCCTGCGCGACGGCTGGGACCTGGCCGACAACCACCTCTACACGGTCCCGCTGGAGGGCGGCCTCCCCACGCCGCTGCCGATGCCGCAGGCCGGCGCGGGCGACTTCTCGCCCGACGGCCGGCGGGTGGCCTACTCGCCGCTGTTCCGCGACTTCCGCGCCTGGAAGCGCTACCAGGGCGGCTGGGCCGAGGACCTGTGGGTGTTCGACCTCGCGACCCACGCGGCCCGGAACATCACCCACAACCCGTTCACCGACCGCGACCCGATGTGGATCGGCAACCGGATCTACTTCGCTTCCGACCGCTCCGGAACGCTCAACCTGTACACGAGTCTGCCGGACGGCACCGACCTGCGGCAGCTCACGGCCGACAGCACCTGGGACGTGCGCTGGCCGAGCGCGGACGAGACGGGGCAGATCGTCTACGAGCTGGACGGCGAGCTGCACGTGCTCAACACCCGCGACGACTCGGACCGGAAGATCGACATCGTCGTGCCGGACGACCAGCTCGCGGCGCGGCCGCACCACCAGTCGGTGGCGCGCCAGGTCGAGGACTTCGCGCTCAGCCCGAGCGGCACGCGCGCCGTGTTCACGGCCCGCGGCGACGTGTTCACCGTGCCCGCCGAGCACGGCCCCACGCGCAATCTCACCCACAGCTCCGACGCGCACGAGAAGGGGGCGCGCTGGTCGCCGGACGGCCGCAAGATCGCCTTCATCTCCGACCGGACGGGCGAGGAGGAGCTGTACCTGATCGACCAGGACGGCTCGGGCGCGCCCGAGCGGCTCACGACCAACGGCGACATGATGCGCTACCCGCCCGTCTGGTCACCCGACGGCCGGTACCTCGCCTTCGCCGACAAGGTGGGCCGGCTGTGGGCGCTCGAGCTGGCCACCAAGCGCCTCACCGAGGTGGCGCGCGACTCCAGCGGCACGATGTACGACCAGAGCTGGTCGCCGGACAGTCGCTGGCTCGCCTTCAGCCTGGCCCACGCCAGCGGCTTCCGCTCGGTGTACGTGTGGGGGCTGGGCGATCACGTCCTGCACCAGGTGACCGACGCGATGACGGGCTCGTACGAGCCGGTCTTCGACCGCGAAGGCAAGTACCTCTTCTTCCTCAGCGACCGGGAGTATCACCCGCAGCTCAGCTCGCTCGAGTGGGACTTCGCCGGCAACCGCACCACCGGGATCTTCGCGCTGGCGCTCCGGAAGGACGTGCCGCCGCCGTTCCCGCCGCAGAGCGACGAGGTGAAGCCCGACACCACCGCCGCCGCGGCGCCCGCGGCCGCGCCCGCCCCGGCGCGCGGCCGGCACGCGGCGCCGGCGGCCGACACCGCCCGGACGTCGCCCAAGGGCGCCCCGGCCCCCGTCGCCATCGACTTCGACGGTCTCGCGGGTCGCATCGCGCCGGTCCCGGTGCCCGCCGACAACTACAGCGGCCTGGTGGCCGTGAAGGGGAGCCTCCTCTACCTGCGCCAGCCGGCCGGCTACTACGGCCGCTCGACCGACGAGCACTCGGCGCTGCTCGTCTTCAGCTTCGAGGGCCGCAAGGTCACCACCCTCGCCGAGGACGTCGGCGGGTATGCGCTCTCGCCCGACGGCGCGAAGGTGCTGGTGCAGCAGGGCGGGGCCTACAACCTCTACGACGCGAGCGCCACGGGCGCGGCATCGAAGAAGACCGTGTCCACCGAGGGCCTGCAGGCCGACGTGGTGCCGCAGCAGGAGTGGGCGGAGATCTTCGAAGAGGTGTGGCGGCGGTTCCGCGACTTCTTCTACGTGCCGAACATGAACGGCTACGACTGGAAGGCGCTGCACGACCGGTACCGGCCGCTGCTCCAGTACGTCGGCCACCGCTCCGATCTCGACTACGTGCTGCAGGAGATGATCGCGGAGCTGAGCAACTCGCACACCTACATCTCGGGCGGCGACTACGGCGACGTGCCCGCCCGGCCGCCGGTGGGGCTGCCCGGCGCGCGCTTCGCCCTGGACGCGGCGACGGGGCGCTACCGGATCGCGTCCATCATGCAGGGCGACAACGCCGAGGCGCCGTACCGCTCGCCGCTCACGGCCATCGGGGTGGACGCGCGGGTGGGCGACTACGTCCTGGCCATCGACGGCGTGGACCTCAGGGCGCCGGAGAATCCCTACCGGCTGCTCCGCTACAAGGCGGACCGGCCGGTCGTGCTCACGCTGAACGCGCGGCCCACCAGCGACGGCGCGCGGCAGGTGACCTACCAGCCCATCGCCAGCGAAACCAACCTGGTCTACTACGACTGGGTCGCGGCCAATCGGCGGCGGGTGGACTCGCTCAGCCACGGCACGGTCGGGTACCTGCACCTGCCGGACATGGGCGCGGACGGCATCAGCGAGTTCATCAAGTGGTACTATCCGCAGATCCGGATGGAGGGGCTGGTCGTCGACGAGCGCGGCAACGGCGGCGGCAACGTCTCCTCGATGATCATCGCGCGGCTCAGCCAGCAGCTGCTGGCCACGCGGTTCTCGCGCGACAACGACTTCCCCGGCACCTACCCGAACGGGCCGATCTTCCACGGCGCCCTGGCCGCGCTCCTCAACGAGACCTCGGCGTCGGACGGCGACATCTTCCCGGCCATGTTCAAGCAGGCCGGCCTCGGCCCCCTGATCGGCCAGCGGTCGTGGGGCGGCGTGATCGGGATCACCGGCCACGGGCCGCTCTTGGACGGCGGCAACGTCAACGTCCCGGAATTCGGGTTCGCCAGCGCCGACGGCCGCTGGATCATCGAGGGCCACGGCGTGGATCCGGACATCGTGGTCGAGAACGACCCGGCGTCGGTGATCGCCGGCCGCGACCCGCAGCTCGAGCGCGGGGTGGCGGAGGTGCTGCGCCAGATGCAGGAGCATCCGAAGCGGCTGCCGACGCGGCCCGCTCCGCCGGTCAAGGCGCCGCCCGGCATGCGCTAG
- a CDS encoding galactokinase family protein translates to MAADPLLDQALATLRRLGGTSDEVRRYFVPGRIEVLGKHTDYAGGRSLLCAAERGMYFAVAPRSDDRMRIADARLGETVEFVIDAGARAAPGHWSNYPMTMARRLARNFPGRWTGVDVGMVGDLPLAAGMSSSSAVSIGYYVALADANALERRPEYTENVHTMEDLAGYLGTVENGRTFGTLRGDTGVGLAGGSEDQTAILCCRAGELSQYSFCPVRHERNIRLPAGWTFAVGVTGVVADKNAAAQEKYNRAARLVDEVMRVWRGATGRDDLWLADALASSPDALPRFRALLAPTSDLLDRFEQFEVENAEIIPAVGDLLAAGDVKGVGPLVDRSMERAVRLLKNQIPETIALASGARTLGAAAASAFGGGFGGAVWALVAGRDAEGFLARWADGYRRAFPACAGRAEFFLTGAAPAMRRV, encoded by the coding sequence ATGGCTGCGGACCCGCTGCTCGACCAGGCGCTCGCGACCCTGCGCCGCCTCGGCGGCACCTCCGACGAGGTGCGCCGCTACTTCGTGCCCGGCCGGATCGAGGTGCTGGGCAAACACACCGATTACGCCGGCGGGCGCAGCCTGCTGTGCGCCGCCGAGCGCGGGATGTACTTCGCGGTCGCGCCGCGGAGCGACGACCGGATGCGCATCGCGGACGCCCGGCTGGGCGAGACCGTGGAGTTCGTGATCGACGCGGGAGCGCGCGCCGCACCGGGACACTGGTCCAACTACCCGATGACCATGGCGCGCCGCCTGGCGCGCAACTTCCCCGGCCGCTGGACCGGCGTGGACGTCGGGATGGTGGGCGACCTGCCCCTCGCGGCGGGCATGAGCAGCTCGAGCGCGGTGTCCATCGGCTACTACGTCGCGCTCGCCGACGCCAACGCGCTCGAGCGGCGGCCGGAATACACCGAGAACGTGCACACGATGGAGGACCTCGCGGGCTACCTGGGCACGGTCGAGAACGGCCGCACCTTCGGCACGCTGCGCGGGGACACGGGCGTCGGGCTCGCGGGCGGCAGCGAGGACCAGACGGCCATCCTGTGCTGCCGCGCCGGCGAGCTGAGCCAGTACTCCTTCTGCCCGGTGCGCCACGAGCGCAACATCCGCCTGCCGGCGGGCTGGACCTTCGCGGTGGGCGTGACCGGGGTGGTCGCGGACAAGAACGCCGCGGCGCAGGAGAAGTACAACCGCGCCGCGCGGCTGGTGGACGAGGTGATGCGGGTGTGGCGCGGGGCGACGGGCCGCGACGACCTGTGGCTCGCGGACGCGCTGGCGTCGTCGCCCGACGCGCTCCCCCGCTTCCGGGCGCTGCTGGCGCCCACCTCCGACCTGCTGGACCGGTTCGAGCAGTTCGAGGTCGAGAACGCCGAGATCATCCCGGCCGTCGGCGACCTGCTCGCCGCGGGCGACGTGAAGGGCGTCGGGCCGCTGGTGGACCGCTCGATGGAGCGGGCGGTGCGCCTGCTCAAGAACCAGATCCCCGAGACGATCGCCCTGGCCTCCGGCGCACGCACGCTGGGCGCCGCCGCCGCGTCGGCGTTCGGCGGCGGCTTCGGCGGCGCGGTCTGGGCGCTGGTGGCCGGGCGCGACGCCGAGGGCTTCCTCGCCCGCTGGGCCGACGGCTACCGCCGGGCCTTTCCCGCCTGCGCCGGGCGCGCCGAGTTCTTCCTCACCGGGGCGGCGCCGGCGATGCGACGCGTCTAG